In Brachypodium distachyon strain Bd21 chromosome 2, Brachypodium_distachyon_v3.0, whole genome shotgun sequence, one genomic interval encodes:
- the LOC100821798 gene encoding uncharacterized protein LOC100821798, with product MVLASSAATRPKLHSKLPPFPNLAQTMATMVAACHSPARLSVSCSSSSSARPLRVAVVGGGPAGASAAEALASAGAQAFLLERSPAGAKPCGGAIPLCMLDEFSIPLELVDRRVTRMRVLSPSNLAADFSKTLPPGAHIPMLRREVLDSFLRRRAADAGATLVPGLVTSLSLPAGPSDPYLVHYISSAAADGRSVLEVDAVVGADGANSRVAREVGAGGYSTAIAFQERIRLPDAAMGYYDDLAEMYVGGDVSPDFYGWVFPKCDHVAVGTGTVAAKPDIKKFQAGIRARAGPKIAGGKVIKVEAHPIPEHPRPRRVVGRVALVGDAAGYVTRCSGEGIYFAAKSGRLCGQAMADEWRVTGKVTEGGIRQGYLRAWDDEFLLTFRFLDLLQRVFYGGNAGREALVEMCADEHVQRRTFDCYLNKRMAPGEPWADLQLLWRTAGSMVRCSVLGKEVQRLRRLEMLQQAT from the coding sequence ATGGTTCTAGCTTCTAGCGCCGCAACACGGCCGAAGCTACACTCCAAGCTTCCCCCATTCCCAAATCTCGCCCAAACCATGGCGACGATGGTCGCCGCTTGCCACTCCCCAGCTCGCCTCTCAGTCTcctgctcttcctcctcgtcggctCGCCCGCTGCGCGTGGCCGTGGTGGGCGGCGGGCCTGCCGGCGCGTCGGCGGCCGAGGCGCTGGCCTCCGCGGGCGCCCAGGCGTTCCTCCTGGAGCGCAGCCCGGCGGGGGCCAAGccctgcggcggcgccatccCGCTCTGCATGCTGGACGAGTTCTCCATCCCTCTGGAGCTTGTCGACCGCCGCGTCACCCGCATGCGCGTCCTCTCCCCCTCCAACCTCGCCGCCGACTTCTCCAAGACGCTCCCCCCGGGCGCGCACATCCCCATGCTCCGCCGCGAGGTGCTCGactccttcctccgccgccgcgccgccgacgctgGCGCCACCCTCGTCCCGGGCCTCGTcacctccctctccctccccgcGGGGCCCTCCGACCCCTACCTCGTCCACTacatctcctccgccgccgccgacggccggaGCGTGCTGGAGGTGGACGCCGTGGTGGGCGCGGACGGCGCCAACAGCCGGGTCGCACGCgaggtcggcgccggcgggtacTCGACGGCCATCGCCTTCCAGGAGCGCATCCGGCTCCCCGACGCGGCCATGGGGTACTACGACGACCTGGCCGAGATGTACGTGGGCGGGGACGTGTCCCCGGACTTCTACGGCTGGGTGTTCCCCAAGTGCGACCACGTGGCCGTCGGCACGGGCACCGTGGCCGCCAAGCCAGACATCAAGAAATTCCAGGCCGGCATCCGCGCGCGGGCCGGGCCGAAGATCGCGGGGGGGAAGGTGATCAAGGTGGAGGCCCACCCGATCCCGGAGcacccgcgcccgcgccgcgtgGTCGGCCGCGTGGCGCTCGTGGGCGACGCGGCGGGGTACGTCACCCGGTGCTCCGGGGAAGGCATCTACTTCGCGGCCAAGTCCGGGAGGCTCTGCGGGCAGGCCATGGCGGATGAGTGGCGGGTGACCGGGAAGGTGACCGAGGGCGGGATCAGGCAAGGGTACCTCCGGGCTTGGGACGACGAGTTCCTGCTGACGTTCCGGTTCCTGGACCTGCTGCAGCGGGTGTTCTACGGGGGCAACGCGGGGCGGGAGGCGCTGGTGGAGATGTGCGCCGACGAGCACGTGCAGCGGCGGACGTTCGACTGCTACCTCAACAAGCGGATGGCGCCGGGGGAGCCGTGGGCCGACCTCCAGCTGCTCTGGCGCACGGCCGGCAGCATGGTGCGCTGCAGCGTACTCGGCAAGGAggtccagcgcctccgccggctcGAGATGCTGCAGCAGGCTACCTGA
- the LOC100838581 gene encoding probable envelope ADP,ATP carrier protein, chloroplastic, which yields MSHRRVEACDSWRPPPAHAHATTLLLRAGGSPWGRSSPPPAFACLSVRHGGETVVKADEEEKERPSSVVAVVEGSGNKGKLPPVAQLLKHPLAALALVPSSVALFAAGAGAGAVAKTVTAPLDRVKLLMQTHSVRVAGESTKRGIGFLEAMAEIGKEEGLKGYWKGNLPQVIRIIPYSAVQLFSYEVYKKLFRRKDGDLTVFGRLAAGACAGMTSTLVTYPLDVLRLRLAVQSGHSTMSQVALNMLREEGLASFYGGLGPSLIGIAPYIAVNFCVFDLMKKSVPEKYKSRPETSLATALLSATFATLMCYPLDTVRRQMQMKGSPYNTIFDAIPGIVERDGLVGLYRGFVPNALKNLPNSSIKLTAFDTVKILISTGQKELEKLMQENQEKTS from the exons ATGAGCCACCGGCGAGTGGAGGCATGCGACTcctggcgcccgccgcccgcgcacgCGCACGCGAccacgctcctcctccgcgcggGTGGCTCCCCGTGGGGCCGCTCTTCCCCGCCACCCGCCTTCGCGTGCCTCTCCGTCCGCCACGGCGGGGAGACCGTCGTCAaggcggacgaggaggagaaggagaggccGTCCTCGGTGGTGGCTGTGGTCGAGGGTTCCGGGAACAAGGGCAAGTTGCCGCCCGTGGCGCAGCTGCTGAAGCACCCCTTGGCAGCGCTGGCGCTGGTGCCCAGCAGCGTCGCGCTcttcgccgccggtgccggggCGGGCGCCGTCGCCAAGACGGTCACTGCGCCGCTCGACCGCGTCAAGCTCCTGATGCAG ACCCATAGCGTTCGGGTGGCGGGTGAGAGCACCAAGAGGGGAATTGGGTTCCTCGAG GCTATGGCAGAGatagggaaggaggagggtcTAAAGGGTTACTGGAAGGGCAATCTTCCACAG GTTATCCGCATAATTCCTTATAGTGCAGTGCAGCTGTTCTCATATGAAGTTTACAAG AAATTATTTCGGAGGAAGGATGGTGACCTTACTGTGTTTGGGAGACTTGCTGCTGGTGCTTGTGCGGGCATGACATCTACACTA GTGACTTACCCACTCGATGTCCTACGGCTTAGGTTAGCTGTTCAATCTGGACATAGTACTATGTCGCAG GTTGCTCTTAACATGCTGAGAGAAGAAGGTTTAGCTTCCTTCTATGGAGGCCTCGGTCCATCACTGATAGGAATTGCACCTTACATTGCTGTAAACTTCTGTGTTTTTGACTT AATGAAGAAATCTGTACCAGAGAAGTACAAGAGTAGACCAGAGACATCTCTAGCAACTGCTCTTCTTTCAGCGACATTTGCAACTTTGATGTGCTATCCTTTGGACACTGTTAGAAGGCAGATGCAAATGAAAGGCTCGCCATATAATACAATTTTCGATGCTATTCCAG GCATTGTGGAGCGTGATGGTCTAGTTGGATTATACAGAGGTTTTGTGCCAAACGCGTTGAAAAATCTACCAAATAGCAG CATTAAACTCACTGCATTCGACACTGTGAAGATACTGATATCTACTGGGCAAAAGGAACTGGAAAAGTTAATGCAAGAAAATCAGGAGAAAACAAGCTAG
- the LOC100822108 gene encoding uncharacterized protein LOC100822108 — protein MEKSKIDALGVSVASVRSGWGHRFWVGTTRKRRWKTNPRRRKKKGVDTWTEVLSNDQKLKDLLLKTHTLFSQEKWNKGGRKKKISLACQETIADRRRETATRVKSTAGDAMDAEASSAGQSSAEVASMLRRFLAVQQRRAEAYSKLHRGFSEYMTNGGECAYQQLCGNVTGEFNDCSKQILEMVALLSEPKFCHGDLANILKDVQAHERDKLQLTAQIQVLKKAGRPSERLVNHEHCRSSGMAHVCANVKEITEAAGTEDAEADAEYDAALKEAIQGIQKAVTSINEHMEEVRYEIDALEAETIDSRLAEVEETFPGTLLIK, from the exons ATGGAGAAAAGTAAAATCGACGCGCTTGGGGTCTCCGTTGCCTCCGTCAGAAGTGGTTGGGGTCATAGGTTTTGGGTTGGCACAACACGAAAAAGACGTTGGAAGACGAACcctaggaggaggaagaagaagggtgttGACACATGGACAGAAG TATTATCAAATGACCAGAAGCTTAAGGACCTATTGTTAAAAACACACACGCTTTTCTCTCAAGAAAAATGGAATAAAGGGggcaggaaaaagaaaatttcaCTTGCCTGTCAGGAGACAATTGCGGACAGGAGGCGAGAAACGGCGACTAGGGTGAAATCGACCGCTGGGGACGCCATGGACGCGGAGGCCAGCAGCGCTGGGCAGAGCTCCGCTGAGGTAGCCAGTATGCTCCGCAGGTTCCTCGCCGTGCAGCAGCGCCGCGCCGAGGCTtactccaagctccacag GGGATTCTCCGAATATATGACAAATGGAGGTGAATGTGCTTACCAACAACTATGCGGGAATGTTACAGGGGAATTCAATGATTGCTCAAAGCAG ATTCTTGAAATGGTAGCCCTCTTATCAGAGCCAAAATTTTGTCATGGTGACCTTGCCAACATATTGAAAGATGTCCAAGCACATGAGAGAGATAAGTTGCAGCTG ACGGCGCAGATCCAGGTATTGAAGAAAGCTGGTCGTCCGTCAGAGCGTCTGGTAAACCATGAGCATTGTAGGTCAAGCGGCATGGCACATGTGTGTGCAAACGTCAAGGAGATAACTGAGGCTGCCGGTACGGAGGACGCAGAGGCGGACGCAGAGTACGATGCCGCTCTCAAGGAGGCTATACAGGGCATTCAAAAGGCAGTAACCAGCATAAACGAGCATATGGAGGAGGTGCGGTACGAGATCGATGCTCTCGAGGCTGAAACGATTGACAGCAGGCTGGCTGAAGTTGAGGAGACCTTCCCTGGTACACTTCTGATAAAGTAG
- the LOC100822422 gene encoding phosphoglycerate mutase-like protein AT74H, whose product MARGSQGGGGGGEEENYCGSCEMTKQHATWCARRLPKRIILVRHGQSLGNLDTSAYATTADSRIPLTDLGVEQARAAGRRILDVVSGTSADGDGDADPDDWKVYFYVSPYERTRATLRGIGAAFPRRRVVGAREECRVREQDFGNFQVEDRMRALKETRDRFGRFFFRFPQGESAADVFDRVASFMESLWRDINHGRLVQSTTSEINLVIVSHGITTRIFMMKWFKWTVEQFERLRNMENCEFRVMQLGPGGEYSLLGHHTEEELEAWGLSPEMIADQQRRASADRPSECSSFTATFFDDWTDPPEEDDNGKKPRTSRSSNPGQLAPPLGLLEFLLL is encoded by the exons ATggcgagggggagccaaggcggcggcggcggcggcgaggaggagaacTACTGCGGCTCCTGCGAGATGACGAAGCAGCACGCGACGTGGTGCGCTCGGCGGCTGCCGAAGCGGATCATCCTCGTGCGCCACGGCCAGAGCCTGGGGAACCTCGACACGTCGGCCTACGCCACCACCGCTGACTCCCGCATCCCGCTCACGGACCTCGGGGTCGAGcaggcgcgcgccgccgggaGGCGCATCCTCGACGTGGTCTCCGGCACGTCGGCCGATGGCGACGGGGACGCGGACCCCGACGACTGGAAGGTCTACTTCTACGTCTCCCCCTACGAGCGCACCCGGGCCACGCTGCGCGGGATCGGCGCCGCcttcccccgccgccgcgtggtCGGCGCCCGCGAGGAGTGCCGCGTCCGCGAGCAGGACTTCGGCAACTTCCAGGTCGAGGACCGGATGCGCGCCCTCAAGGAGACCCGCGACCGCTTCGgccgcttcttcttccgctTCCCCCAGGGCGagtccgccgccgacgtcttCGACCGCGTCGCCA GTTTCATGGAGTCGCTGTGGAGGGACATCAACCACGGGAGGCTGGTTCAGAGCACGACCTCCGAGATCAACCTGGTGATTGTCTCGCACGGGATCACCACGCGCATCTTCATGATGAAGTGGTTCAAGTGGACGGTGGAGCAGTTCGAGCGCCTCCGCAACATGGAGAACTGCGAGTTCAGGGTCATGCAGCTCGGCCCCGGCGGGGAGTACAGCCTCCTCGGGCAccacaccgaggaggagctcgaggCATGGGGCCTCTCGCCGGAGATGATAGCCGACCAGCAGCGGCGCGCTTCCGCCGACCGCCCCAGCGAGTGCTCCTCCTTCACCGCCACCTTCTTCGACGACTGGACCGATCCACCGGAGGAAGACGACAATGGCAAGAAGCCAAGAACAAGTCGCTCGAGTAACCCCGGTCAACTCGCCCCTCCTTTAGGCTTATTAGAGTTTCTTCTACTCTGA
- the LOC100823047 gene encoding UBP1-associated protein 2B: MGKKRKLEPKTTMAAKSAAAKVAAATKIAEPVAPSPQPETLAEYYAPPTQTIPQVSGSTAVAAEEMPPQELGGEEDEWEEVEEEVEEEEEEEQAEEVEEGESDPASIQSLLESFPKEQLVELLRDAAVGHGDVLETVRRAADADPAQRKIFVHGLGWDTTVDTLREAFSSYGEIEDLKLVSDRNTGKCKGYGFILFSRRSGARAALQEPQKKIGNRTTSCQLASVGPVPAGGGASYPGLATSPAPAPAALILPPVSEYTQRKIFVSNVGADIDPQKLVQFFSKYGEIEEGPLGLDKATGKPKGFALFVYKTLEGARKALQEPHKSFEGVMLHCQKAIDGPKPNKGGGYGAATTSGRKGAAGYGASSHSLHGSVSAGYGMAPPASSLAPLPVGGPGMNPALGQALTAFLATQGAGLGLNNILGVAPNSSGVPSPGSSGALGGGGGGVPGMPGGYMGGYGGGGGGYGGPTGGPGRNYMGH; encoded by the coding sequence ATGGGTAAGAAGCGGAAGCTCGAGCCAAAAACCACCATGGCAGCTAAGTCTGCCGCCGCTAAGGTCGCAGCTGCCACTAAGATCGCCGAGCCGGTCGCCCCTTCCCCTCAGCCCGAAACCCTAGCGGAGTACTACGCGCCCCCCACCCAGACCATACCGCAGGTGAGCGGCTCCACCGCTGTGGCCGCGGAGGAGATGCCGCCCCAGGAGTTGGGTGGTGAGGAGGACGAGTGGGAGGAGGTAGAGGAGGaggtagaggaggaggaagaggaggagcaggcggaggaggtTGAGGAGGGCGAGAGCGACCCCGCCTCGATCCAGTCTCTGCTTGAGTCATTCCCCAAGGAGCAACTCGTCGAGCTGCtccgcgacgccgccgtcggccaCGGCGACGTCCTCGAGACCGTCCGCCGCGCGGCCGACGCGGATCCGGCCCAGAGGAAGATTTTCGTCCACGGCCTCGGCTGGGACACAACCGTCGATACCCTCAGGGAGGCCTTCAGCTCCTACGGCGAGATCGAGGACCTCAAGCTCGTCTCCGACCGTAACACGGGCAAGTGCAAGGGCTACGGATTCATCCTCTTCAGCCGCCGGTCCGGGGCCCGCGCGGCCCTGCAGGAGCCCCAGAAGAAGATAGGCAACCGCACCACATCCTGCCAGCTCGCTTCCGTCGGCCCTGTCCCAGCTGGCGGTGGGGCCAGTTACCCTGGACTGGCTACatctccagctccagctccagcggCGTTGATACTGCCACCAGTGTCTGAGTACACACAGCGGAAGATTTTTGTCAGCAATGTTGGTGCAGATATTGACCCGCAGAAACTGGTGCAGTTCTTCTCAAAGTATGGTGAGATTGAGGAGGGTCCATTGGGACTTGATAAGGCAACTGGGAAGCCCAAAGGTTTTGCTCTGTTTGTGTACAAGACCCTCGAGGGTGCCAGGAAGGCGCTCCAGGAGCCACACAAGTCATTTGAGGGTGTTATGCTTCACTGCCAGAAGGCAATCGACGGACCAAAGCCCAACAAAGGAGGAGGATATGGTGCCGCTACTACAAGTGGGAGGAAGGGCGCTGCTGGTTATGGTGCTAGTTCCCATTCTCTGCATGGCAGTGTCAGTGCTGGTTATGGGATGGCACCTCCAGCATCCAGCTTGGCTCCCCTGCCTGTTGGTGGCCCTGGAATGAATCCTGCATTAGGGCAGGCCTTGACAGCTTTCCTGGCCACCCAAGGGGCAGGATTGGGTCTGAACAACATCCTTGGAGTTGCTCCGAATAGTTCAGGGGTGCCTAGCCCTGGGTCTTCTGGAGctcttggtggtggtggtggtggtgttccTGGGATGCCAGGGGGTTATATGGGTGGCTatgggggtggtggtggtgggtaTGGTGGTCCGACAGGAGGCCCAGGAAGAAATTACATGGGTCATTAG